One genomic segment of Acinetobacter oleivorans DR1 includes these proteins:
- a CDS encoding regulatory protein RecX: MFKRTEEQSQQRALLTGQRLRSYAFALLTRRDYSKAELTEKLTRYAQNPEEVKRLVEELSEQNYQSDQRVAELTLASQIRKGKGPKRIKQALKTKQIENDLIADEIHNIDWVEQAYQLKVKKFGEEVEKDPKLKAKQMRFLQYRGFDLDVIMKAIQRRVD; encoded by the coding sequence ATGTTCAAAAGAACTGAAGAACAGTCTCAACAAAGAGCTTTGCTTACAGGTCAACGTTTACGCTCTTATGCTTTTGCTTTATTGACTCGTCGAGATTACTCCAAAGCAGAGCTTACTGAAAAATTAACTCGTTATGCACAAAATCCTGAAGAAGTTAAGCGACTTGTTGAAGAATTATCTGAACAAAACTATCAAAGTGATCAACGCGTTGCCGAATTAACATTAGCTAGCCAAATTCGTAAAGGCAAAGGTCCAAAACGTATTAAACAAGCTTTAAAAACAAAACAAATTGAAAATGATTTAATTGCTGATGAAATTCATAATATTGATTGGGTAGAACAGGCTTATCAATTGAAAGTGAAGAAATTTGGTGAAGAAGTAGAAAAAGATCCTAAACTTAAAGCAAAACAGATGAGGTTCTTACAATATAGAGGATTTGATTTAGATGTAATTATGAAGGCAATCCAACGGAGAGTGGATTAA
- a CDS encoding HAD-IA family hydrolase, translated as MSKIVMFDMDGTLLDLAFDDFIWNECLPERHAKINQLPLSVSKEKLYQFYQSHRHTLVWYSSTYWTKTVGVDVLKLQQEFQSKIQARSGCIELLQQLKEQGYMCWLVTNADRASLRLKLNNIAIEHFFDVIISSEQVGYAKEDINFWQELQRLHPFNPDETIFIDDTAPVLKTAEKFGIQHLFTISQPSSLKDIKQHQDLEFKALDRLTELLSILNEIDRKDNDVKIA; from the coding sequence ATGTCTAAAATTGTAATGTTTGATATGGATGGCACACTCTTAGATCTCGCTTTTGATGATTTCATATGGAATGAATGTCTTCCTGAACGGCATGCAAAAATAAATCAACTTCCTCTCTCCGTGAGCAAAGAAAAGCTATATCAATTTTATCAATCACATCGCCATACGCTTGTTTGGTATTCATCAACCTATTGGACTAAAACTGTAGGCGTTGATGTACTCAAATTACAACAAGAATTTCAATCTAAGATCCAAGCTCGTTCTGGCTGCATTGAGCTTTTGCAACAACTTAAAGAGCAAGGATACATGTGTTGGCTAGTGACGAATGCTGATCGCGCGAGCTTACGCTTAAAACTCAATAATATTGCGATTGAACATTTCTTTGATGTCATCATATCAAGCGAACAAGTAGGTTATGCCAAAGAAGATATTAATTTTTGGCAAGAACTCCAAAGATTACATCCATTCAATCCAGATGAAACGATTTTTATTGATGATACGGCTCCAGTATTAAAGACAGCAGAAAAATTTGGTATTCAACACTTGTTTACTATCTCGCAGCCCTCAAGTCTAAAGGATATAAAACAGCATCAAGATTTAGAATTTAAAGCACTAGATCGCCTTACTGAATTGCTGTCTATATTGAATGAAATTGATAGAAAGGATAATGATGTCAAAATTGCCTGA
- a CDS encoding OmpH family outer membrane protein: MKKLNILMLGLGLTVSAMTNAAGYGVIDLAKVVESSAYLKQQNASLNQSVKPTTTRLEQLGKELEGLQRQAQTQGQKMKEDDIKKLQAQYQTKLNEFNSTQQGLQSKVQTSLQGMNSTFETRVKQAAEQLRKENNLDFILNKNSTVAYDAKYDLTDKMIQKVNSMK, translated from the coding sequence ATGAAAAAATTAAATATATTAATGTTAGGACTAGGTTTGACAGTTTCTGCCATGACTAATGCTGCTGGTTATGGTGTCATTGATCTTGCTAAAGTTGTTGAAAGCAGTGCTTATTTGAAACAACAAAACGCAAGTTTAAATCAATCAGTTAAGCCAACCACAACTCGTCTTGAGCAGTTAGGTAAAGAATTAGAAGGTCTTCAACGTCAAGCCCAAACTCAAGGGCAAAAAATGAAAGAAGATGATATCAAAAAGCTTCAGGCGCAATATCAAACAAAACTCAATGAATTTAATTCTACTCAACAAGGTTTGCAGTCAAAAGTTCAAACTAGTTTGCAAGGAATGAACTCAACTTTTGAGACTCGTGTGAAGCAAGCAGCTGAACAATTACGAAAAGAAAATAATCTTGACTTCATTTTGAATAAAAATTCAACTGTTGCCTATGACGCTAAATATGATTTAACTGATAAAATGATACAAAAGGTTAATTCAATGAAATAA
- a CDS encoding putative quorum-sensing-regulated virulence factor, protein MKAIILDTETNKLNGYPIEIAYASIGIENGQLLVQKDEVFNRFYSCPEPIDLEAMAVHNIIEADIEGQPSCETFRLPEGVEFIVGHNIDYDIKALNKCGPAIKAKTICTLALARDVWPDLPSHKLAVLYYFVMSNREEARKHLRHAHSARADIYFTGIILIALIERLGIKDLNSLFLMSEAVRLPKIMSWGKHKGTPLKDLPHPYITWLLNKEDLDPHLRKALQNI, encoded by the coding sequence ATGAAAGCAATTATTTTAGATACTGAAACCAATAAATTAAATGGTTATCCAATCGAAATCGCTTATGCATCTATTGGCATAGAGAATGGTCAATTATTGGTTCAAAAAGATGAGGTTTTTAACCGCTTCTATTCTTGTCCTGAACCCATTGATTTAGAAGCTATGGCTGTACACAACATCATTGAAGCAGATATTGAAGGTCAACCAAGTTGTGAAACGTTCCGGTTACCTGAAGGTGTTGAATTCATTGTCGGCCACAATATTGATTACGACATTAAAGCTCTAAATAAATGCGGACCAGCAATTAAGGCAAAGACAATTTGTACTTTAGCTTTAGCAAGGGATGTTTGGCCTGATTTACCAAGTCATAAATTGGCTGTTCTTTACTATTTCGTGATGAGTAACCGTGAAGAAGCACGTAAGCATTTAAGACATGCACATTCAGCACGGGCAGATATTTATTTTACTGGGATTATCCTAATAGCTCTAATTGAACGACTAGGAATTAAAGACCTGAATTCTTTATTCCTTATGTCTGAAGCAGTTCGATTACCCAAAATTATGTCTTGGGGCAAACACAAAGGAACCCCTCTTAAAGACTTACCGCATCCATATATCACTTGGCTACTGAATAAAGAAGACCTAGACCCACATTTGCGTAAAGCGCTTCAAAATATTTAA
- a CDS encoding DUF2303 family protein: MSEKIEIEKVLGLAKPVIQLERGQLVALHQDYSVIAAEKFMDARFRPHGEFLTPTFIDFKDFVIAEGGKNTPIFVNQNDVKAIAVLNFHGEGQTQGHCDYLASLCLESTVVWKKLNQLKDNKLDQRNFAVFIEDWAQVLNAFDENNNVIDIKDAVVAVRNMQIDASTTSNAEVENTRQVQSEMAQIAATAKKGILPAYFTIQDSAYLGLEEREIKLRLIVNSTGSTPQFAIQIVKEELLRSEIIEDFKEEVIALLPENPVRIGSFKS, translated from the coding sequence ATGTCTGAAAAAATCGAAATTGAAAAAGTACTAGGTTTAGCAAAACCAGTAATTCAACTTGAACGCGGCCAACTTGTTGCTTTGCATCAAGACTACAGTGTTATTGCTGCAGAAAAATTTATGGATGCACGTTTCCGTCCTCATGGTGAATTCTTAACACCTACATTTATTGACTTTAAAGATTTTGTTATAGCAGAAGGTGGAAAAAATACACCAATTTTTGTTAATCAAAATGACGTAAAAGCTATTGCAGTTCTTAACTTCCATGGTGAAGGACAAACCCAAGGCCATTGTGACTACTTAGCTTCTTTATGTTTAGAATCAACTGTTGTATGGAAAAAGTTGAATCAACTTAAAGACAATAAATTAGATCAACGCAACTTTGCTGTTTTCATTGAAGATTGGGCTCAAGTACTTAATGCATTTGATGAAAATAATAATGTCATTGATATTAAAGATGCCGTTGTTGCAGTACGAAATATGCAAATTGACGCGTCAACTACTAGTAACGCTGAAGTAGAAAACACACGTCAGGTTCAATCTGAAATGGCCCAAATTGCAGCGACAGCTAAAAAAGGCATATTACCTGCTTATTTCACAATCCAAGATTCAGCTTACTTAGGACTTGAAGAACGAGAAATCAAATTACGTTTAATTGTGAATAGCACTGGCAGTACACCGCAGTTTGCCATTCAAATTGTCAAAGAAGAGTTATTACGTAGTGAAATTATTGAAGATTTCAAAGAAGAAGTAATTGCTTTACTTCCTGAAAACCCAGTGCGAATTGGTTCATTTAAATCTTAA
- a CDS encoding RNA-binding S4 domain-containing protein: MSKLPENDAVETMRVDKWLWVARFFKTRSIAKGAIEGGKVHHNNERVKVSKEIRVGMELVIQQGFDKKTVVIKALSNTRGPAPIAQQLYEETEVSIARRELIASQRKLHNLARPDHRPGKKDRRQIIRFKQENDQNWSYGDE, translated from the coding sequence ATGTCAAAATTGCCTGAAAACGATGCTGTAGAGACCATGCGTGTCGACAAATGGTTATGGGTTGCTCGTTTTTTTAAAACTCGTTCAATTGCTAAAGGAGCGATTGAAGGAGGTAAAGTACATCACAATAATGAGCGTGTAAAAGTTTCCAAAGAAATCCGAGTTGGAATGGAACTTGTTATTCAGCAAGGGTTTGATAAAAAAACTGTTGTGATAAAAGCTCTTTCGAACACACGTGGTCCAGCTCCAATCGCACAGCAACTTTATGAAGAGACCGAAGTAAGTATTGCTAGACGGGAGTTGATTGCATCCCAACGAAAATTGCATAATCTAGCTCGACCTGACCATAGACCGGGTAAAAAGGATCGTCGTCAAATTATTCGGTTTAAACAGGAGAATGATCAAAATTGGTCATACGGTGATGAATAA
- a CDS encoding tyrosine-type recombinase/integrase: protein MALSDTWLKSNNGKVRDATQVINDRDGLSVRISPKGKIVFQMRYRFNNASKRMDIGTYPMMSLKEARAEVAENKKELDKGRDPLQLKLKKETAYLAQPTVREICIEFFDTAASHKAACKDDKRAFEIHVFPRLGKRICDEVTLQEWSKLLLSIVSYAKTVAVKVLGNLKLIMRWGCIHGKLQEQTLLHIRAIDLNVRKNSRTRYLTEQEIFWVIHATFLSTGISPKNKFMVLFLLIFGCRVGELRTAKKSDFDFQNHTWTIPPEQHKTGARSKKAIVRPLIPQVEILLKQAFELSPPDCEWAFPIIKAQKFKPTQKGFQTTIPIYIIENVKKYFDVDMNHWTTHDLRRTMRTHISEFAPPHICEIMLGHALPQIWGTYDLNQYLEPQAQAYAKWFDKLCTIFNNYERFDIKGSISSASKYPFLLSQEATALTPYKLVALP from the coding sequence ATGGCTTTAAGTGATACATGGTTAAAATCTAATAACGGAAAGGTTAGAGATGCTACTCAAGTAATTAATGACAGAGACGGTTTATCAGTTCGCATATCCCCAAAAGGGAAAATTGTGTTTCAAATGCGGTATAGATTTAATAATGCTTCAAAACGAATGGATATTGGAACTTATCCAATGATGAGTTTGAAAGAAGCACGAGCTGAAGTAGCCGAGAATAAAAAGGAATTGGATAAAGGTAGAGATCCTTTACAACTTAAATTAAAAAAAGAGACAGCTTATTTAGCACAACCTACAGTTCGTGAAATTTGCATTGAATTCTTTGATACAGCTGCTTCGCATAAAGCAGCATGTAAAGATGATAAAAGAGCATTTGAAATACACGTATTTCCAAGATTAGGTAAACGTATTTGTGATGAAGTTACTTTACAAGAATGGTCAAAACTTTTGCTATCCATTGTTAGTTATGCAAAAACAGTCGCTGTAAAGGTTCTTGGTAATTTGAAGCTAATTATGCGCTGGGGATGTATTCATGGAAAATTACAAGAGCAGACTTTATTACATATCAGAGCAATTGACCTAAACGTAAGAAAGAATTCACGCACTAGATATTTAACAGAACAAGAGATTTTTTGGGTTATCCATGCAACTTTTCTATCAACTGGAATATCACCCAAAAATAAATTTATGGTTCTATTTTTATTAATATTTGGTTGTCGAGTAGGGGAGTTGAGAACCGCTAAGAAGAGTGATTTTGATTTTCAGAATCATACATGGACAATTCCTCCAGAGCAGCATAAAACAGGTGCAAGGTCGAAAAAAGCAATTGTTAGGCCACTGATTCCACAAGTAGAAATTTTACTTAAACAGGCTTTTGAACTTTCACCACCTGATTGTGAGTGGGCCTTTCCAATTATTAAGGCACAAAAATTTAAACCTACGCAGAAAGGTTTTCAAACAACAATTCCTATTTATATTATTGAAAATGTTAAAAAATATTTTGACGTTGATATGAACCATTGGACTACTCATGATTTGAGAAGGACTATGCGTACACATATTTCTGAATTTGCTCCACCGCATATTTGTGAAATTATGCTTGGGCATGCTTTACCGCAAATCTGGGGTACTTATGATTTGAACCAGTACTTAGAACCTCAGGCGCAAGCTTATGCAAAATGGTTTGATAAGCTTTGCACCATATTCAATAATTATGAAAGATTTGATATTAAAGGTTCAATTTCTAGTGCTTCTAAATATCCATTTCTACTCTCCCAAGAGGCAACAGCTTTAACCCCATATAAGTTAGTAGCTCTTCCGTGA
- the lpxD gene encoding UDP-3-O-(3-hydroxymyristoyl)glucosamine N-acyltransferase, with product MKVQHYRLDELAHLVNGELVGTGSLQFINLASLENAETHQIAFVNGEKYIDQAKASRAGAYIVTSLIKEQLPDKQNFIIVDNPYLAFAILTHVFDKKITSVGIESTAQIHPSAIISETAYIGHYVVIGENCVVGDNTIIQSHTRLDDNVEVGKDCFIDAHVLITGGSKLFDRVRVHASTVIGSEGFGFAPYQGKWHRIAQLGSVIIGNDVRIGSNCSIDRGALDNTILEDGVIIDNLVQIAHNVHIGSNTAIAAKCGIAGSVKIGKNCILAGACGVSGHLSITDNVTLTGMSMVTKNISEPGTYSSGIGLFENSHWKKTIVRLRQLADVPLTQITKRLDHIQAQIESLESTFNLRK from the coding sequence ATGAAAGTGCAACATTATCGTTTAGATGAACTAGCTCACCTAGTAAATGGTGAGCTAGTAGGTACGGGTAGTCTTCAATTTATAAACTTAGCAAGTTTAGAAAATGCTGAAACTCATCAAATTGCTTTCGTGAATGGCGAAAAGTATATTGATCAAGCAAAGGCTAGCCGTGCGGGTGCGTACATTGTTACAAGCCTTATTAAAGAACAGCTTCCTGACAAACAAAATTTTATTATTGTTGATAATCCATATTTAGCATTTGCCATACTTACGCATGTTTTCGATAAAAAAATCACATCGGTGGGTATAGAAAGTACTGCTCAAATTCATCCTTCTGCGATCATTTCTGAAACAGCATATATTGGTCATTACGTCGTCATTGGCGAAAATTGTGTAGTTGGTGATAACACAATTATTCAGTCTCATACTCGACTGGATGATAATGTGGAAGTTGGAAAAGATTGTTTTATTGATGCTCATGTTCTCATTACGGGTGGATCTAAATTATTTGATCGTGTGCGAGTTCATGCAAGCACTGTAATTGGTAGTGAAGGTTTTGGCTTTGCGCCATACCAAGGAAAGTGGCATCGTATTGCTCAATTGGGTTCAGTTATTATTGGTAATGATGTTCGCATTGGTTCAAATTGTAGTATTGATCGAGGTGCACTCGACAACACCATTTTGGAAGATGGGGTAATTATTGATAACCTTGTGCAAATCGCGCATAACGTTCATATTGGTTCAAATACAGCTATCGCTGCTAAATGCGGAATTGCTGGTAGTGTTAAAATTGGCAAAAACTGTATTCTAGCTGGGGCTTGCGGTGTATCAGGCCACCTTTCTATTACCGATAATGTGACTTTGACCGGAATGTCAATGGTCACAAAAAATATTTCTGAACCTGGTACTTACTCTTCGGGAATTGGATTATTTGAAAATAGCCATTGGAAAAAGACAATTGTACGCTTGCGACAATTAGCAGATGTGCCATTGACCCAAATCACTAAACGACTTGATCATATACAAGCTCAAATAGAGTCTCTTGAATCAACCTTTAATTTGCGTAAATAG
- a CDS encoding ead/Ea22-like family protein, with the protein MTPTLFTPETWAEFTQQLKNSWENDNAGTDSPIFVVQSKNIVWGLDPASDSVEITNIVDVDQESKYKSVEEFFESLRAAEKHTLNGLAIDEEDELFLDVKASTQISILSDWDERSVHICHGKYFWEDINCHLTRSAAEAFIKRKAHDFSELRVFVKSLYWCDEFKSLLNAIISGEVGLTNTKDDNILNVLGPIDATTHSETESTPVGKTAKKSKSKEIKVENWTRYHNGKPVESAPLSELIEKLKKTKTADAANTLIEETKDWATEDQNSFLDELHKHLVVIAGHSKENISIGEKIKQAKDLTTLDALEIDISEADERIQEALMDLIKKRRKELEVEANFLLESPQ; encoded by the coding sequence ATGACACCTACTCTATTTACGCCTGAAACATGGGCGGAGTTTACCCAACAACTCAAAAATTCTTGGGAAAATGATAACGCTGGTACAGATTCACCTATTTTCGTTGTTCAATCAAAAAATATTGTGTGGGGTTTAGACCCAGCAAGCGATTCAGTTGAAATTACGAATATTGTCGATGTAGATCAGGAATCAAAATATAAATCAGTTGAAGAGTTTTTTGAGTCACTTAGAGCTGCGGAAAAACATACTTTAAATGGTTTAGCAATTGATGAAGAAGATGAACTTTTTCTTGATGTAAAGGCATCTACTCAAATTAGTATTTTATCCGACTGGGACGAACGCAGTGTTCATATCTGCCATGGTAAATATTTTTGGGAAGATATCAATTGTCATCTAACACGTTCAGCAGCAGAAGCATTTATTAAACGTAAAGCGCATGATTTCAGTGAATTGCGGGTATTTGTTAAGTCACTTTATTGGTGTGATGAGTTTAAGAGTTTACTTAACGCTATCATTAGTGGCGAAGTAGGTTTAACAAATACAAAAGACGACAACATTCTAAATGTTTTGGGCCCAATTGATGCTACAACTCATTCTGAAACCGAATCTACACCTGTAGGTAAGACAGCCAAGAAATCAAAAAGTAAAGAAATCAAAGTAGAGAATTGGACACGGTACCATAACGGTAAACCTGTAGAGTCTGCCCCTTTATCTGAACTTATAGAAAAGCTAAAGAAAACCAAAACCGCAGATGCGGCTAATACTCTCATTGAGGAAACCAAAGACTGGGCTACTGAAGATCAGAATTCGTTTTTAGATGAGTTACATAAACATTTGGTCGTTATAGCTGGTCACTCAAAAGAAAACATTTCTATTGGGGAAAAGATCAAACAAGCAAAGGACCTTACTACGTTAGATGCCCTTGAAATTGATATTTCAGAAGCCGATGAACGTATTCAAGAAGCACTGATGGATCTTATTAAGAAAAGAAGAAAGGAACTTGAGGTCGAAGCTAACTTTTTATTGGAGTCGCCTCAATGA
- the recA gene encoding recombinase RecA, with the protein MDENKSKALQAALSQIEKQFGKNTVMRLGDNTVQAVEAVSTGSLTLDIALGIGGLPKGRIVEIYGPESSGKTTMTLQAIAQCQKTGGTCAFIDAEHALDPQYARKLGVDIDNLLVSQPDNGEQALEIADMLVRSGAIDLIVVDSVAALTPKAEIEGEMGDSHMGLQARLMSQALRKITGNAKRSNCMVIFINQIRMKIGVMFGSPETTTGGNALKFYASVRLDIRRIGQVKEGDEIVGSETRVKVVKNKMAPPFREAIFQILYGKGTNQLGELVDLAVQQDIVQKAGAWYSYQGNKIGQGKNNVIRHFEENPQMAGEIERNIREQLLTTGTNTAQVEDEEEVDLLLES; encoded by the coding sequence ATGGATGAGAATAAAAGCAAAGCATTACAAGCCGCGCTAAGTCAAATTGAGAAACAATTTGGCAAAAATACGGTGATGCGTCTCGGTGACAACACTGTTCAAGCTGTTGAAGCTGTATCTACAGGCTCTTTGACTTTAGATATTGCATTGGGGATTGGCGGTTTACCAAAAGGTCGTATTGTAGAGATTTATGGTCCAGAATCTTCTGGTAAAACCACAATGACTCTACAAGCAATTGCACAATGTCAAAAAACTGGTGGTACTTGTGCCTTTATCGATGCAGAGCATGCATTAGATCCACAATATGCGCGTAAGCTTGGTGTAGACATTGATAATCTGCTTGTATCGCAACCTGATAACGGTGAACAAGCACTCGAAATTGCAGATATGCTCGTTCGTTCTGGTGCAATTGACTTAATCGTTGTCGACTCAGTCGCTGCACTTACTCCTAAAGCAGAAATTGAAGGTGAGATGGGTGACTCTCATATGGGCTTGCAAGCTCGTCTAATGAGTCAGGCACTTCGTAAAATTACGGGTAATGCTAAACGTTCAAACTGTATGGTTATCTTCATTAACCAGATCCGTATGAAGATTGGAGTAATGTTTGGTAGTCCAGAAACCACAACTGGTGGTAACGCATTGAAGTTCTACGCTTCTGTACGTTTAGATATCCGCCGTATTGGCCAAGTAAAAGAAGGCGATGAAATCGTCGGCTCTGAAACTCGAGTTAAAGTGGTTAAAAACAAAATGGCTCCTCCTTTCAGAGAGGCTATTTTCCAAATCCTATATGGTAAAGGCACAAACCAGCTAGGCGAACTTGTAGATTTAGCTGTACAACAAGATATCGTACAAAAAGCAGGCGCTTGGTATTCATATCAAGGTAATAAAATTGGTCAAGGTAAGAACAATGTTATTCGCCACTTTGAAGAAAACCCTCAAATGGCTGGGGAAATTGAACGTAACATCCGTGAACAGTTATTAACAACTGGTACTAATACTGCTCAAGTTGAAGATGAAGAAGAAGTTGATCTTCTACTAGAATCTTAA
- a CDS encoding YbgF trimerization domain-containing protein: MRLMKHSFLFIALMSTTSLYANIPIESRGLSQSGGSATNTSSNNVSVPSNLNWELMQKNQQLENDIRTLRGQLEEQSNDIEQLKKDLSNRYTDLDQRLELLNQKVDPESAQSDNPTNSDTPATASTETPAVENKVVNAAPTGTPSTTPPPQPEASQPPSQNQSNPIELEKAAYTVALDAYKQGGAKKAIAPMQNFIKNHPNSVYTGNAYFWLAEFNLATDPVNYNEAKKNYNVVATRYPNSSKAPRALYQLYSIAKDVDKNPASANQYKTKILSQYPKSEEAKFFNK; this comes from the coding sequence ATGCGATTGATGAAGCATTCTTTCTTATTTATTGCCTTAATGAGCACTACCTCTCTCTATGCCAACATTCCAATTGAGTCTCGCGGTTTAAGCCAAAGTGGTGGTAGCGCAACTAATACTTCTTCTAATAATGTCTCGGTACCTAGTAATTTAAACTGGGAATTAATGCAAAAAAATCAACAATTAGAAAATGATATACGTACCCTACGTGGGCAATTAGAAGAACAATCAAATGATATTGAACAATTGAAAAAAGATCTATCTAATCGCTACACAGACCTAGATCAACGCCTAGAACTCCTTAATCAGAAAGTTGATCCAGAAAGTGCACAATCAGATAATCCAACGAACAGTGATACGCCTGCTACGGCAAGCACAGAAACTCCTGCAGTTGAAAATAAAGTAGTGAATGCTGCCCCAACAGGTACCCCTTCCACTACTCCTCCACCCCAACCGGAAGCCTCACAACCGCCTTCACAAAACCAATCAAACCCTATAGAGCTTGAAAAGGCAGCTTACACTGTAGCTTTGGACGCCTATAAGCAAGGTGGTGCAAAAAAAGCGATTGCTCCAATGCAGAACTTTATCAAAAATCATCCTAATAGCGTCTATACAGGGAATGCATATTTTTGGTTAGCTGAGTTTAATTTAGCAACTGATCCGGTGAATTATAATGAAGCTAAAAAGAACTACAATGTAGTAGCAACTCGATATCCAAATTCGAGTAAAGCTCCACGCGCCCTTTATCAACTCTATAGCATTGCTAAAGATGTCGATAAAAATCCAGCTTCAGCAAACCAATATAAAACTAAAATTTTAAGTCAGTATCCAAAATCTGAAGAAGCCAAATTTTTTAATAAATAA
- the fabZ gene encoding 3-hydroxyacyl-ACP dehydratase FabZ, whose amino-acid sequence MTESTTPKFAIPELPMQIQTIRQYLPHRYPFLLVDRVTEVTDNSIVGYKNVSINEEFLQGHFPEYPIMPGVLIVEALAQVSGVLGFIMNNETPKPGSLFLFAGAERVRFKKQVVAGDQLVLKSELVMQKRGIYKYNCTATVDGIVATTAEIMISHQKTEQA is encoded by the coding sequence ATGACCGAGTCAACTACACCTAAATTTGCCATCCCTGAATTACCAATGCAGATTCAAACGATTCGTCAATATTTGCCGCATCGTTATCCTTTCTTATTGGTTGATCGTGTGACTGAAGTTACTGACAATAGTATTGTTGGTTATAAAAATGTTTCTATCAATGAAGAGTTCCTACAGGGACATTTCCCAGAATATCCAATTATGCCTGGTGTTCTAATTGTTGAAGCATTAGCTCAAGTTTCAGGTGTTCTAGGGTTTATTATGAACAATGAAACGCCAAAACCTGGTTCTTTATTCCTTTTTGCTGGTGCGGAAAGAGTTAGATTTAAAAAACAAGTAGTTGCTGGTGACCAACTTGTATTAAAATCTGAATTAGTAATGCAAAAACGCGGTATCTACAAATATAATTGTACGGCTACCGTGGATGGTATTGTAGCAACAACCGCTGAAATTATGATTTCACACCAAAAAACAGAGCAGGCATGA
- the lpxA gene encoding acyl-ACP--UDP-N-acetylglucosamine O-acyltransferase, translated as MSNHDLIHSTAIIDPSAVIAPDVQIGPYCVIGPNVTIGAGTKLHSHVVVGGFTKIGQNNEIFQFASVGEVCQDLKYQGEETWLEIGDHNLIREHCSLHRGTVQDNALTKIGSHNLLMVNTHIAHDCIVGDHNIFANNVGVAGHVHIGDHIIIGGNSGIHQFCKIDSYSMVGGASLILKDVPAYVMASGNPAHAFGINIEGMRRKGWSKNTIQGLREAYKLIFKSGLTSVQAVEQIKNDILPNVPEAQLLINSVEQSERGIVR; from the coding sequence ATGAGCAATCACGACTTAATTCATTCTACGGCCATTATTGATCCATCTGCAGTGATTGCTCCAGATGTCCAGATAGGACCTTATTGCGTTATCGGTCCAAATGTGACGATTGGTGCGGGTACTAAACTTCATTCTCATGTAGTAGTGGGTGGTTTTACCAAAATTGGTCAAAATAATGAGATTTTCCAGTTTGCAAGTGTTGGTGAGGTTTGCCAAGATTTGAAATATCAAGGTGAAGAAACCTGGTTAGAGATTGGTGATCATAATTTAATTCGTGAACATTGCAGTTTACATAGAGGAACTGTGCAAGATAATGCTTTAACTAAAATAGGAAGTCATAACCTATTGATGGTTAATACGCATATTGCACATGATTGTATTGTTGGTGATCACAATATTTTTGCGAATAACGTTGGTGTTGCTGGACACGTACACATAGGTGATCACATCATTATTGGTGGTAATTCTGGTATTCATCAATTCTGTAAAATCGATTCTTACAGTATGGTCGGTGGAGCATCACTAATTTTAAAAGATGTGCCAGCTTACGTTATGGCTTCTGGTAATCCAGCTCATGCATTCGGTATTAATATCGAAGGAATGCGTAGAAAGGGTTGGTCTAAGAATACAATTCAAGGTCTCAGAGAGGCTTATAAATTAATTTTTAAATCAGGTCTTACTTCTGTTCAAGCTGTTGAGCAGATTAAAAATGATATTCTTCCGAATGTTCCTGAAGCTCAATTACTAATTAACTCTGTTGAACAGTCTGAACGTGGTATTGTGCGTTAA